A window of the Theileria parva strain Muguga chromosome 2, complete sequence, whole genome shotgun sequence genome harbors these coding sequences:
- the cpr-1 gene encoding Peptidase family C54 family protein — MSNVVRENVTVLYDRRLESRFGILFTYRYGLEYKLPKPINFKRRRLFNIFSPLNLSNDVVTIDTDKGWGCVLRSTQMAISQALMNLVLGPEFSVEQLEIRNRSPRNKKIDESILNLDTFEKLINGVVDLDEISAVSVILAQFYDDLNAVFSIYNFIIADYVLKTCTKFLHFGPTSAALCASKIINDSNLPIHSIAFPDGVFHISDVREILDDKRNLLVWVSNKKKLDRIERECVKSMFRLSQFNGIIGGNLFNKSYYIFGTTNKRLYYNDPHLYCKKAFRSLEFVDIFRDFTSRRVKSMNWRYFNSSFTLLFLFKDQDDFQDFLENTFERKSIVESFPFEFITYGDLTFN; from the exons atGAGTAATGTAGTTAGAGAAAATGTTACTGTATTATATGATAGAAGGCTGGAATCCAGATTTGGAATCCTGTTTACATATAGATATGGGCTCGAATATAAGCTCCCGAAGCCCATAAACTTTAAAAGAAGGCGactttttaatatttttagcCCTTTAAACTTGTCAAACGACGTTGTAACCATTGACACGGATAAGGGTTGGGGATGCGTGTTGAGGTCGACGCAGATGGCCATATCCCAAGCACTTATGAATCTTGTTCTAGGGCCTGAATTTAGTGTAGAACAGCTTGAAATCCGGAATAGAAGCCCAAGGAACAAGAAAATTGATGAAAGTATACTAAATCTTGACACTTTCGAGAAGTTAATTAACGGGGTGGTTGATTTGGATGAAATTTCAGCAGTTTCAGTAATATTAGCTCAGTTTTACGATGATTTAAATGCAGTCTTCTCAATTTACAACTTCATAATCGCAGACTATGTTCTTAAAACTTGTACTAAATTTCTACATTTCGGACCAACGAGCGCAGCACTCTGCGCCTCAAAAATCATCAATGACTCAAATCTACCAATTCACTCAATTGCTTTCCCAGACGGAGTTTTTCACATCTCTGAC GTTCGTGAAATACTGGATGATAAGAG aaatttgtTGGTTTGGGTGTCGAATAAGAAAAAATTGGACCGAATTGAACGGGAATGTGTGAAGTCAATGTTCAGGCTAAGCCAGTTTAACGGGATTATCGGAGGAAATTTGTTCAATAAATCGTACTATATATTTGGCACAACTAATAAAAGACTGTACTATAATGATCCTCACCTATACTGTAAA AAGGCATTTCGGAGTTTGGAATTTGTAGATATATTCAGGGATTTCACAAGTAGGAGGGTAAAAAGCATGAACTGGCGTTATTTTAACTCCTCATTCACtctattatttttgtttaag gACCAGGATGATTTTCAGGATTTCCTGGAAAACACTTTCGAGAGGAAATCAATCGTGGAATCATTCCCATTTGAATTTATAACCTATGGCGACCTCACATTTAACTAG
- the CBF5 gene encoding H/ACA ribonucleoprotein complex subunit CBF5, with the protein MNKNKSFLIKPEANSPPIDTSNWPLLLKNYDKLNVRTGHYTPMPHGSSPLCRDMKNYMKYGYINLDKPANPSSHEVVAWIKRILRCEKTGHSGTLDPKVTGVLLVCLNRSTRLVKSQQTHGKEYVAVVKFHSSPESKAKVEKVLAELTGALFQRPPLISAVKRQLRVRTIYASKLLDYNEQEDLALFWVKCEAGTYVRTLCIHMGLLLGTGAHMQELRRIKSGNISEYDNMVTMHDVLDSQYLYDTTGDESYLRYVVTPLEQLLTGHKRVVVKDSCVNAICYGAKLMIPGVLRFETNIELHDEIVMITTKGEAIALGIAQMTSAVIATVDHGIVAVIKRVIMDRDTYPLRWGYGNRSAEKKRLISLGLLDKDGKVNENTPQSWTNNEGYLPKLTGTPTNNHENETEMNDVDVEPKVKKVKV; encoded by the exons ATGAACAAGAATAAaagttttttaattaaaccTGAGGCCAATTCTCCTCCAATTGATACCTCCAATTGGCCCCTTTTACTGAAG AACTATGATAAGCTGAACGTGAGAACGGGACATTATACTCCGATGCCGCATGGCTCCTCTCCGCTATGCAGGgatatgaaaaattatatgaAATATGGCTACATTAACCTTGATAAGCCAGCAAACCCCTCATCTCACGAGGTGGTGGCATGGATTAAGAGAATCCTTAGATGCGAGAAGACTGGCCATAGCGGAACTCTAGACCCTAAAGTCACTGGAGTTTTGCTCGTCTGCCTTAATAGATCTACAAGACTTGTTAAATCTCAACAAACTCATG GGAAGGAATACGTAGCCGTTGTAAAGTTCCATTCCTCACCAGAATCTAAAGCAAAAGTTGAAAAG gTATTGGCTGAATTAACTGGCGCCTTGTTTCAGCGTCCTCCGTTGATTTCAGCAGTTAAAAGGCAACTGAGAGTGAGAACAATATACGCTTCAAAGCTTCTGGACTATAACGAGCAGGAGGATCTGGCACTTTTTTGGGTCAAATGTGAAGCAGGAACCTACGTCAGAACTCTTTGCATCCACATGGGCCTTTTGCTGGGAACAGGAGCGCATATGCAAGAACTTAGGAGGATTAAGTCGGGAAATATTTCTGAATATGATAACATGGTCACAATGCATGATGTGCTCGACTCACAGTACCTTTACGACACGACAGGAGATGAGTCTTACCTGCGCTACGTTGTAACTCCACTGGAGCAACTGTTAACGGGCCATAAGAGAGTAGTCGTAAAGGACTCATGCGTAAACGCAATTTGCTACGGTGCAAAGTTGATGATTCCAGGAGTTTTGAGGTTTGAAACGAACATAGAACTTCACGACGAGATAGTCATGATCACCACAAAGGGCGAGGCCATAGCTCTGGGAATAGCTCAAATGACCAGTGCAGTTATAGCCACAGTTGACCATGGAATTGTAGCAGTGATTAAAAGGGTTATCATGGATAGAGATACCTATCCACTTCGTTGGGGTTACGGTAACAGAAGCGCAGAGAAGAAAAGATTAATAAGTCTGGGGTTACTGGATAAGGATGGCAAGGTGAACGAAAACACTCCACAAAGCTGGACTAACAACGAAGGGTACCTGCCCAAGTTAACGGGAACTCCAACTAATAACCACGAAAACGAAACTGAAATGAACGATGTAGATGTGGAGCCAAAGGTTAAAAAGGTTAAAGTCTAA
- the RECQL4A gene encoding ATP-dependent DNA helicase RecQ family protein: MDYKLEPISLSTTVKNNYNECFEKLSKRVDFGKPEESDHSKCINTYETPYTILLNEFLEFARKSASLPEPAIVPFTRRNALNLEYFQDPGTYEPKIQVERGFVEGKIGSSNKKDTTYSNDNYENTQYNNDINENNYSFFNVANQTTYNVSDMDLRNLVYTGTEWEEEFEWSTLVRDINEKVFKNKSFRPNQLPAINCILSNIDTFVIIPTGGGKSLCFQLPAVYDTITGRGSTTIVVMPLLSLIGDQMKRLNKLNINCRAIFGDLKLSEKLSIFNDLTKIGPKVPNDVDSFMAVNNTNTDDISILFITPESLVGSKILLENLLTMHSRNKISRFVIDEVHCVSQWGNDFRPHYGQLGMIRKHFPDVPILSLTATATEYVTKDVIAKLMLKDVVIFKSDFNRKNLEYVVVEKSKHFKVAINQLVKLIQQFEDSCGIVYCLSCGEAERVSAELSRVITCFHYHAQLSTIVRTNVYNDWINDRIKVIVATIAFGMGIDKKDVRFVVHFSVSKSIENYFQESGRAGRDQKKSTCILMYNYHDIQRHFLLNSPLLLQPSKFTPTTTPEFDNKIDKILVMMDYCEEKILCRRFMLLGYFGQKFTSKCLLPCDNCKALYYNSNDSPTNSNSEARGYTVKNCVSHAEYICKNITPMSHLTLITLHKLLMNNTHSETKSKFLLNGYLLKNGFDSHSSMILLKKMMIHKLLKERIVKLQGLTYPIFYIQPNINYRENLKFMTTIYFPTKKNEINKKKRPSAPRPKKDPKEKSPKEKPPKSSETTKSRKKTKKDPENEGDAPSKPKSKRNSRATPRKPRRKSDDSSTKPVINRSDTPLKYRRRGDNKPLKYKRKTDYTQLNYRINGDYTQLNSIINGYDTQNEYTRNGYETQPNSVTNGDYTQLNSIINGYDTPINSTLNTDETPIKPRGKSDGTAKSRRKTGETQPKSRRTSSATPRKPRKKSDDTPVKSRKKSDDSATKSKRGNSSVTPTRTKRRRLKLEKPTSPSL; the protein is encoded by the coding sequence atggaTTATAAACTGGAACCCATTTCTCTAAGTACTACTGTGAAAAACAATTACAATGAATGTTTCGAGAAACTTTCAAAGAGGGTAGACTTTGGGAAGCCTGAAGAATCCGACCATTCTAAATGTATTAACACCTATGAAACTCCTTATACAATCTTACTTAACGAGTTCTTAGAGTTTGCTAGGAAATCTGCTAGCCTTCCAGAGCCTGCCATAGTTCCCTTCACCCGGAGAAATGCCTTAAATTTAGAATACTTTCAGGATCCTGGAACCTATGAACCTAAAATTCAGGTTGAAAGAGGCTTCGTGGAAGGTAAAATAGGCTCTTCAAACAAAAAGGATACAACCTATTCCAATGATAACTACGAGAATACCCAATACAACAACGACATCAATGAAAACAATTACTCCTTCTTTAACGTAGCAAACCAAACTACCTACAATGTATCTGATATGGACTTGAGAAATCTCGTATACACAGGCACTGAGTGGGAAGAAGAATTTGAATGGTCGACTCTAGTTAGAGACATAAACGAGAAGGTGTTTAAGAATAAATCCTTTAGGCCAAATCAACTTCCAGCCATAAACTGTATCTTGAGTAACATTGACACCTTTGTTATTATTCCAACTGGAGGAGGTAAGTCTCTTTGTTTCCAGCTTCCTGCAGTATACGACACTATAACAGGTAGGGGAAGTACTACTATAGTTGTAATGCCCTTGTTATCCTTGATTGGGGATCAAATGAAGAGACTTAACAAACTGAACATAAACTGCAGAGCTATATTTGGCGATTTAAAACTTTCCGAGAAACTTTCAATATTTAACGACTTGACTAAAATAGGACCTAAGGTCCCCAACGACGTTGACTCTTTTATGGCAGTAAATAACACAAACACTGATGACATTAGCATTCTTTTCATCACTCCTGAGTCTTTGGTGGGTTCTAAGATACTTTTAGAAAATCTTCTCACAATGCACAGTAGAAATAAGATTTCCAGATTCGTAATTGATGAAGTACACTGTGTGTCCCAATGGGGAAATGACTTTCGTCCACATTATGGACAACTTGGAATGATTAGGAAGCACTTTCCAGATGTTCCTATCTTATCTCTAACTGCCACTGCTACTGAATATGTTACTAAGGATGTTATAGCAAAGTTAATGTTGAAGGATGTTGTGATTTTCAAGTCTGACTTTAACAGGAAGAACCTGGAATATGTGGTGGTTGAAAAGTCTAAACACTTTAAAGTTGCAATTAACCAACTTGTTAAGTTAATTCAGCAATTTGAAGATAGTTGTGGAATAGTTTACTGCCTCAGTTGTGGTGAGGCTGAGAGAGTGAGTGCTGAATTATCCAGAGTTATCACCTGCTTCCACTACCATGCTCAACTAAGCACCATTGTCAGAACGAATGTGTACAACGACTGGATCAATGATAGGATAAAGGTGATTGTGGCCACCATCGCTTTTGGTATGGGAATTGATAAGAAAGATGTCCGTTTTGTTGTACATTTCTCAGTTTCTAAATCAATTGAGAATTATTTTCAGGAGTCTGGTAGGGCAGGTAGAGACCAGAAGAAAAGTACGTGCATTCTCATGTACAATTATCATGATATTCAAAGacattttttactcaaCAGTCCACTTCTTCTCCAGCCAAGCAAGTTTACTCCCACCACAACCCCCGAATTTGACAACAAAATTGACAAAATTCTCGTGATGATGGACTATTGTGAGGAGAAAATTTTATGCAGAAGATTTATGCTTTTGGGTTACTTTGGTCAAAAATTTACTAGTAAGTGCTTATTACCCTGTGATAACTGTAAAGCTCTCTATTATAATTCTAATGATTCTCCTACAAACTCTAATTCTGAAGCGAGAGGCTACACAGTTAAGAACTGCGTCAGTCATGCCGAATACATTTGCAAGAATATCACACCCATGAGTCATCTTACTTTAATAACTTTACATAAACTTCTCATGAATAACACTCATTCTGAAACCAAGTCTAAATTCTTACTCAATGGATACCTTCTAAAGAATGGTTTCGACTCTCACTCTTCCATGATTCTGTTAAAGAAGATGATGATTCACAAGTTACTCAAGGAACGTATCGTTAAGCTTCAGGGCCTTACTTATCCTATATTTTACATCCAGCctaacattaattatagggaaaacttaaaattcATGACTACCATTTACTTTCCCACCAAGAAAAACGAAATCAATAAGAAAAAACGTCCCAGTGCTCCCAGGCCTAAAAAGGATCCCAAGGAGAAAAGTCCTAAAGAGAAACCGCCAAAATCATCTGAGACTACAAAGTCAAGGAAGAAAACCAAGAAGGATCCCGAAAATGAAGGTGATGCTCCTAGTAAACCCAAATCTAAAAGAAACAGTCGTGCCACACCACGTAAACCTCGGAGAAAGAGTGATGACTCTTCCACTAAACCCGTCATAAACAGAAGCGATACACCTCTTAAGTACAGGAGACGGGGCGACAACAAACCTCTTAAATATAAACGTAAGACTGATTACACCCAACTAAACTATAGAATAAACGGAGATTATACACAGCTCAACTCTATAATAAACGGCTATGATACACAAAACGAATATACAAGAAACGGCTACGAAACTCAACCCAACTCTGTAACAAACGGAGATTACACACAACTCAACTCTATAATAAACGGTTACGACACACCTATTAACTCAACACTAAACACTGATGAAACACCTATTAAACCTAGGGGAAAGAGTGACGGTACTGCCAAATCTAGGAGAAAAACCGGTGAGACACAACCCAAATCTAGAAGAACCAGTAGTGCTACACCGCGTAAACCTCGTAAAAAAAGTGATGATACTCCTGTTAAATCCAGAAAGAAGAGTGATGATAGTGCTACTAAGTCTAAGAGAGGAAACAGTAGTGTTACTCCCACTAGGACTAAAAGGAGAAGACTGAAGTTAGAGAAACCTACTTCACCCtcattgtaa
- the DTX3L gene encoding E3 ubiquitin-protein ligase DTX3L encodes MYFFDNMSFYSAHESDSNCPVRVEEIETKKEFEENKESETYENNSMNGKHSFNTHKGSAIYAICDVVDDEKRLKENHTLNRKLVLSLLSDQNVLSGNFLNDDKILDQEAFYVTRVTSRHISLFPNKSRWWHKGQVKYGYRITNLNEETVSKTFIPVFEPVEDKACPICLEDLICDLISLKGCLHIYHSSCFLDYAIKTKKPNVVCPLCNCISLTGKGPSPPGKMSWNVKKDLKLLSNGTFMTTIEIKYKMKSGTQLRWHPNPGRPYKGVFKKAFLPITTDYLFILRMLILAFLDGQTFRVEDSMEDNYGSVEWNGIEHKTNLEGGIEKGGFPDNSYKSRVIENILSKGVTM; translated from the coding sequence ATGTATTTTTTCGATAATATGAGCTTTTATTCTGCACATGAATCTGACTCAAACTGCCCTGTTAGAGTTGAGGAAATCGAAACAAAAAAGGAATTCGAGGAAAATAAAGAGTCAGAAAcatatgaaaataattctaTGAATGGTAAACACTCTTTTAATACCCACAAAGGTTCAGCGATTTACGCCATTTGTGATGTTGTGGATGATGAGAAAAGATTAAAAGAAAATCACACTTTAAACAgaaaattagttttatcTTTACTGAGTGATCAGAATGTTTTGAGCGGTAATTTTCTAAATGATGACAAGATTCTGGATCAAGAAGCCTTTTATGTTACAAGAGTAACATCCAGGCACATAAGTCTTTTCCCCAACAAAAGCCGTTGGTGGCATAAAGGCCAAGTTAAATACGGATACAGAATAACTAATTTGAATGAAGAGACTGTTTCAAAGACGTTTATCCCAGTTTTTGAGCCCGTAGAAGATAAAGCATGTCCAATCTGCCTTGAGGATTTAATTTGTGATTTAATCTCTTTAAAAGGATGCCTACACATATATCACAGCAGTTGTTTTTTGGATTATGCCATTAAAACTAAGAAACCAAATGTAGTTTGCCCACTTTGTAATTGCATATCATTGACTGGAAAGGGACCTTCCCCTCCCGGGAAGATGTCCTGGAATGTTAAAAAGGACTTGAAACTACTTTCGAACGGGACATTCATGACAACAATAGAgataaagtataaaatgaaGAGCGGAACTCAGCTAAGGTGGCATCCTAATCCTGGAAGGCCATACAAAGGAGTGTTTAAAAAGGCTTTTTTACCAATTACAACGgattatttgtttattcTGAGGATGTTAATATTGGCTTTTTTGGATGGTCAAACTTTTAGGGTGGAAGACTCAATGGAAGATAACTACGGCAGCGTAGAATGGAATGGCATAGAACACAAAACAAACTTAGAAGGAGGAATTGAAAAAGGAGGATTCCCAGACAACAGTTACAAGTCAAGAGTAAttgaaaatatattatcaaaGGGTGTAACAATGTGA
- the prp45 gene encoding SKIP/SNW domain protein, translating to MSEYTRKRATLLVKPQWDAVAKHESKGSFALVEHTTSSNNNNTTLSLQYDPEGRPMYEQVITQNVRKGKITYTKPSDQKEKSFTSDQLVRPSDETVKENLEKTKEALQMALSSRTVQTVTKSESEVFRYTPNQKSDVGQRLIKMTTKVIDPLEPSNIRHKKMPANPPSPPPPVLHSPPRKLTKEDQMNWKIPPCVSNWKNQKGYTLPIDKRVQADGRRLREVVINDKFASLSESLFIAERTAREEVRMRNEIIREEKLKEAKKREEELRELAAKAREERHQLYSKSHSKDDSKDRDRRRRHKDRDSDEEREELLRIEAERRRELEREWRIEKNIKKRRTGERDISEKIALGQAKPTKITDLYDTRLLQGDAGISSGFDGGDDEGYNIYDKPLFADRSTANIYQHSKERFQKSTGDVNVASFANADRGVQRNTPVEFVKDSDPFGFEKLLEKVKKT from the exons atgtCAGAGTATACGAG GAAGAGAGCAACTTTGCTCGTAAAGCCGCAATGGGATGCCGTTGCCAAACATGAATCCAAAGGTTCATTTGCCCTGGTTGAGCATACAACATCTAGCAATAACAATAATACC ACTTTATCTTTACAATATGACCCCGAAGGGAGACCTATGTATGAGCAAGTGATAACCCAGAATGTTAGAAAGGGGAAGATTACATACACTAAGCCTTCCGACCAGAAGGAAAAGAGTTTTACCAGTGATCAGTTGGTTAGGCCATCTGATGAAACAGTTAAGGAGAATTTAGAAAAGACTAAAGAAGCCCTTCAAATGGCTCTTAGTTCTCGGACAGTTCAAACAGTTACAAAAAGTGAATCTGAAGTCTTCAGATACACTCCAAACCAAAAAAGCGAT GTCGGCCAGAgattaattaaaatgacGACTAAAGTAATTGATCCTTTGGAACCCTCGAATATTCGTCACAAGAAGATGCCTGCTAACCCACCGAGTCCCCCACCTCCAGTACTCCATTCTCCACCAAGAAAACTTACCAAGGAGGATCAGATGAACTGGAAGATCCCGCCCTGTGTCAGTAACTGGAAGAACCAGAAAGGATACACACTCCCAATAGATAAAAGAGTCCAGGCGGATGGCAGGAGACTTAGGGAAGTTGTAATTAATGATAAGTTTGCCTCACTTTCAGAATCTCTCTTCATTGCTGAAAGAACGGCCAGAGAAGAAGTCAGGATGAGGAATGAGATAATTAGGGAGGAGAAGCTGAAGGAGGCTAAGAAAAGGGAGGAGGAGCTCCGTGAACTGGCTGCCAAGGCTAGAGAGGAACGACACCAACTATACTCCAAGTCACACTCTAAAGACGATTCTAAGGATCGTGACCGTCGCAGGAGGCATAAGGATAGAGACAGTGACGAGGAGAGGGAGGAGCTTTTAAGAATTGAAGCTGAGAGGAGGAGGGAACTTGAGCGTGAATGGCGCATTGAGAAGAACATTAAGAAACGGAGAACTGGGGAGAGAGACATCAGTGAAAAAATTGCTCTTGGTCAGGCTAAACCTACCAAGATCACAGATTTATACGACACCAGACTTTTACAAGGAGATGCTGGAATCTCATCC ggaTTTGATGGAGGGGATGATGAAGGTTATAACATCTACGATAAGCCTTTGTTTGCTGACAGGAGTACTGctaatatttatcaacatTCTAAGGAACGATTCCAGAAATCCACCGG tgaTGTGAATGTGGCGAGTTTTGCGAATGCTGATCGTGGAGTGCAGAGGAATACGCCGGTGGAGTTTGTGAAGGACTCGGACCCATTTGGCTTTGAAAAGTTACTTGAGAAAGTCAAGAAGACTTAA